In a genomic window of Helianthus annuus cultivar XRQ/B chromosome 10, HanXRQr2.0-SUNRISE, whole genome shotgun sequence:
- the LOC110882175 gene encoding uncharacterized protein LOC110882175: MEEYWYNGLALQVVQSFCPTSLILLKFFVAKMVLDEVGPGVFGITRNNESINWKAAITSYNSYDSLTVFSQRDYANSFGSYVRAKRDSLVQDRPVWSGPQNNLHELLKLSP; this comes from the exons ATGGAGGAGTACTGGTACAATGGATTAGCCCTGCAAGTTGTTCAGTCTTTTTGTCCGACCAGTTTGATCCTCCTAAAGTTCTTTGTG GCAAAAATGGTGCTTGATGAGGTGGGACCAGGAGTGTTCGGCATCACAAGAAACAATGAGTCGATTAACTGGAAGGCAGCTATAACCAGCTATAACTCTTACGACTCTCTTACAGTTTTTAGTCAACGTGATTACGCGAACAGTTTTGGTTCTTATGTTCGCGCAAAAAGAGACTCTTTAGTACAAGACAGGCCGGTTTGGTCTGGGCCTCAAAATAATCTGCACG AGCTGCTGAAATTGTCCCCTTAA